From a single Kitasatospora sp. NBC_00458 genomic region:
- a CDS encoding phosphopantetheine-binding protein: MSPTENADFAVLVELLKDVKSGLEGESITPADSVVEDLGLDSLDLLQLARKINRRLGVDFDLDSWNETAAEHRRTVGSILAVVAAAQRV; encoded by the coding sequence ATGTCGCCCACGGAAAACGCTGATTTCGCCGTCCTGGTCGAGCTGCTCAAGGACGTCAAATCCGGTCTGGAAGGCGAGTCGATCACCCCGGCCGACTCGGTGGTGGAGGACCTCGGGCTGGATTCCCTGGACCTTCTCCAGCTGGCCCGGAAAATCAACCGCCGGCTCGGCGTCGACTTCGACCTCGACAGCTGGAACGAGACCGCGGCCGAGCACCGCCGCACGGTCGGCTCGATCCTGGCCGTGGTCGCGGCGGCCCAGCGTGTCTGA
- a CDS encoding MaoC family dehydratase encodes MKYWEDLVGAPDHRFGPLVFGGDLLDRLLDLMGEKHPVHDDDAFARALDRSRRIVPGGFIHSITSGWVVQHGSPAAVVGLRTLAWDFVRPLYPDTPFWFTTRTGRSVEIDDRLGLVESTRRVHDDNDRTYAIGRMSVVVLRRAAAVALTPGPDPAAPGPATEPARAATAPARTSERTER; translated from the coding sequence GTGAAGTACTGGGAGGACCTGGTGGGCGCGCCCGACCACCGGTTCGGTCCGCTGGTCTTCGGCGGCGACCTGCTCGACCGGCTGCTCGACCTGATGGGCGAGAAGCACCCCGTCCACGACGACGACGCCTTCGCCCGCGCCCTCGACCGCAGCAGGCGGATCGTGCCCGGCGGCTTCATCCACTCGATCACCTCCGGCTGGGTGGTCCAGCACGGCTCGCCGGCCGCGGTGGTCGGCCTGCGGACCCTGGCCTGGGACTTCGTCCGCCCGCTCTACCCCGACACCCCGTTCTGGTTCACCACCCGCACCGGCCGGTCCGTCGAGATCGACGACCGGCTCGGGCTGGTCGAGTCCACCCGGCGGGTGCACGACGACAACGACCGGACCTACGCGATCGGCCGGATGAGCGTGGTGGTGCTGCGCCGCGCCGCGGCCGTCGCGCTCACCCCCGGACCGGACCCGGCCGCCCCGGGACCCGCCACCGAACCGGCGCGGGCGGCCACCGCCCCCGCCCGGACCAGCGAGAGGACAGAACGATGA
- a CDS encoding trypsin-like serine peptidase encodes MGQHRRRRPRRRLPARTALTRATLLGTALSVLTAAAVLAGSHGATSEATGARPSGPAVRSSAPVAPAAPAQPESPAGAGTPSPAPTAASVTDPPSPDEASPSAASPSAASPSAATPSVTALGTTAVAPATPEAATVGALFTGSVRPGNHFCTASVLHSTTGNLLLTAAHCLDDPDGVTFVPGYRDGRAPYGTWRVTAVHTTDGWSRDGDPDEDFAVLETAADATGRRIEDVVGANPLGTDEPFDATVRLYGYPSGGEDPILCTNTTGRQSAYQRVVDCPDYPGGTSGGPWISAATGHVVGAIGGYQEGGDTPDVSYSAYFDHTVAALYAEAAAAAAP; translated from the coding sequence ATGGGCCAGCACCGCCGCCGCAGACCACGACGCCGCCTCCCGGCCCGCACCGCCCTGACCCGCGCCACCCTGCTCGGCACGGCCCTGTCCGTCCTCACCGCCGCCGCCGTCCTGGCCGGCAGCCACGGCGCGACCTCGGAGGCGACCGGTGCCCGGCCGTCCGGCCCCGCGGTCCGGTCCTCCGCCCCGGTCGCCCCGGCCGCGCCGGCGCAGCCCGAGAGCCCCGCCGGCGCGGGCACCCCCTCGCCCGCGCCGACGGCCGCCTCCGTCACCGACCCGCCCTCCCCGGACGAAGCCTCCCCGTCCGCCGCCTCCCCGTCCGCCGCCTCCCCGTCCGCCGCCACGCCGTCCGTCACCGCCCTGGGCACCACCGCGGTGGCACCCGCGACACCCGAGGCGGCCACCGTCGGCGCGCTGTTCACCGGCAGCGTCCGCCCCGGCAACCACTTCTGCACCGCCAGCGTGCTGCACAGCACCACCGGGAACCTGCTGCTCACCGCCGCCCACTGCCTGGACGACCCGGACGGCGTCACCTTCGTCCCCGGCTACCGCGACGGCCGGGCCCCGTACGGCACCTGGCGCGTCACCGCCGTGCACACCACCGACGGCTGGTCCCGGGACGGCGACCCGGACGAGGACTTCGCCGTCCTGGAGACCGCCGCCGACGCCACCGGCCGCCGGATCGAGGACGTGGTCGGCGCCAACCCGCTCGGCACCGACGAGCCCTTCGACGCCACCGTCCGCCTCTACGGCTACCCCTCCGGCGGCGAGGACCCGATCCTCTGCACCAACACCACCGGACGGCAGAGCGCCTACCAGCGCGTAGTCGACTGCCCCGACTACCCGGGCGGCACCAGCGGGGGCCCCTGGATCTCCGCGGCCACCGGCCACGTGGTCGGCGCCATCGGCGGCTACCAGGAGGGCGGCGACACCCCGGACGTCTCGTACAGCGCCTACTTCGACCACACCGTCGCGGCGCTCTACGCCGAGGCGGCCGCCGCGGCGGCGCCCTGA
- a CDS encoding SDR family NAD(P)-dependent oxidoreductase, producing MSERPGTKPGTGRVALVTGGSRGIGAAVVHRLAAEGLTVHLVYREAEEAARNVVAAVAAAGGRAVAHRADVADEKQVVDLVERIADTEGALHVLVNNAAVIDDRLVAATPTAHWERVLRINLTGPFLACREVLPVMLDQGWGRIVNISSNSVRIPGPGQSAYAAAKGGLEALTRTLAVEVGRKGIRINTVAPGKVRTEMTDAVAERLGSDGAGTRWGLPEDISGLVAFLSGDESDYIQGQTFTVDGGRLVMRAAAGARPRRAGVPA from the coding sequence GTGTCTGAGCGGCCCGGGACCAAGCCCGGCACCGGTCGGGTCGCCCTGGTGACCGGCGGCTCGCGGGGGATCGGCGCGGCCGTCGTGCACCGCCTGGCGGCCGAGGGGCTGACCGTGCACCTGGTCTACCGCGAGGCCGAGGAGGCCGCCCGGAACGTCGTCGCCGCCGTCGCGGCGGCCGGCGGCCGGGCGGTCGCCCACCGCGCCGACGTCGCGGACGAGAAGCAGGTCGTCGACCTGGTCGAGCGGATCGCCGACACGGAGGGCGCGCTGCACGTCCTGGTCAACAACGCGGCCGTGATCGACGACCGGCTGGTCGCCGCCACCCCGACCGCGCACTGGGAGCGGGTGCTCCGGATCAACCTGACCGGCCCCTTCCTGGCCTGCCGGGAGGTCCTCCCCGTCATGCTCGACCAGGGCTGGGGCCGGATCGTCAACATCTCGTCCAACTCGGTGCGGATCCCCGGCCCCGGCCAGAGCGCCTACGCCGCCGCGAAGGGCGGACTGGAGGCGCTCACCCGGACGCTGGCCGTCGAGGTCGGCCGCAAGGGCATCCGGATCAACACCGTCGCCCCCGGCAAGGTGCGCACCGAGATGACCGACGCCGTCGCCGAACGGCTCGGCTCGGACGGCGCCGGCACCCGCTGGGGCCTGCCCGAGGACATCTCCGGCCTGGTCGCCTTCCTGTCCGGCGACGAGTCCGACTACATCCAGGGCCAGACCTTCACGGTGGACGGCGGCCGGCTCGTGATGCGGGCCGCCGCCGGGGCCCGGCCGCGCCGGGCGGGGGTGCCGGCGTGA
- a CDS encoding helix-turn-helix domain-containing protein, whose translation MARRKNAVPPAAPHHELAHWLRALRAEAGLTYRQMAGRITRSGCSPATLSRADSGSALPRLGVVEAYAAACGASVREARQRWERAAAGAGTAAARAERRPGAAPPGGRARRLELVYEPAHLLEAMLRLRLAAGQPSLRELQERARTGGFGVLPRSTLADVLAGLRMPSEPLLVTYVRCCGIPGDRIAAWRAAWFRAVGCCGPAAVPAAVPRVRSLERHRNRYGGQGAAAAAASA comes from the coding sequence ATGGCGCGACGCAAGAACGCGGTGCCCCCGGCGGCACCGCACCACGAACTGGCCCATTGGCTGCGCGCCCTGCGCGCGGAGGCGGGCCTCACCTACCGGCAGATGGCCGGCCGGATCACCCGGTCCGGGTGCTCGCCGGCCACCCTGTCGCGGGCCGACAGCGGCTCCGCACTGCCCCGGCTGGGGGTGGTCGAGGCGTACGCGGCGGCCTGCGGGGCGTCGGTCCGCGAGGCGCGGCAGCGCTGGGAGCGGGCCGCCGCCGGGGCGGGCACGGCCGCCGCCAGGGCCGAACGGCGGCCCGGTGCGGCGCCACCGGGCGGGAGGGCCCGAAGACTGGAGCTGGTCTACGAACCGGCCCACCTGCTGGAGGCCATGCTCCGGCTCCGGCTGGCCGCCGGGCAGCCCTCGCTGCGCGAGCTCCAGGAGCGGGCCCGGACGGGCGGCTTCGGGGTGCTGCCGCGCAGCACCCTGGCGGACGTGCTGGCCGGGTTACGGATGCCCTCGGAGCCGCTGCTGGTCACCTACGTCCGCTGCTGCGGCATCCCCGGGGACCGGATCGCCGCCTGGCGCGCGGCCTGGTTCCGGGCCGTCGGCTGTTGCGGACCGGCGGCGGTACCGGCCGCCGTCCCCCGGGTGCGCTCCCTCGAACGGCACCGGAACCGCTACGGCGGTCAGGGCGCCGCCGCGGCGGCCGCCTCGGCGTAG